Proteins encoded by one window of Phytohabitans houttuyneae:
- a CDS encoding VanW family protein, with the protein MTQPPRQFADEAPTVQFARFGGPAAPGGADPLGPPQAPARSRKRIFLAGGITAAVLVAVGGSAAYGYAGEVPRGTTVLGIELGAKSKADAASALRAGLAGKSDRLEAPLPVRLGERVVEVKPADVGLTVDVDATVAAAADSGGGPFSRLFGSREVAPVVAVDAAKADEVLRGALGKDAQAMKMPAVTFSGTTPKATYPKPGKGLDAEKSAQALREGWFGIHPVAVPLVEVHPVTTSEEVDKLVADLARPAVAGPVTVTTERGAVTIPASAIAKSLVLTADKSGKINPRVDEKKLRAALAGPLAKVEVAAKDATIALKAGKPAVVPGVDGHRLDTAALSKDLLSVLPKADGRTVAGTMTTAKPKVTEEAVAKLGVKEKVSTFTTKFPGGLSSPRSQNIVLVSKETKGAFVMPGATFSLNTHTGERSYPQGYKDAPTIVGGKLVPGAGGGVSQFVTTLFNATYYAGLEDVEHKPHSYYFSRYPAVIESTIYPPHLDFRFRNNTPYGVLIDTSYTSSTITVSIWSTKIYESVKTEWGPRRNITQPQTKYLEPGPDCIETSGLPGFSQDAWRIFRKDGKETKREKFSWTYQAEPRFICAKQPG; encoded by the coding sequence GTGACCCAGCCACCGAGACAGTTCGCCGACGAGGCGCCGACCGTGCAGTTCGCCCGGTTCGGCGGTCCGGCCGCGCCGGGCGGGGCCGACCCGCTCGGCCCGCCGCAGGCACCGGCCCGGAGCCGGAAGCGGATCTTCCTCGCGGGCGGGATCACCGCCGCCGTCCTGGTCGCCGTCGGCGGTTCGGCCGCTTACGGGTACGCGGGCGAGGTGCCCCGCGGCACGACCGTGCTCGGCATCGAGCTGGGCGCGAAGAGCAAGGCCGACGCCGCCTCCGCCCTCCGCGCCGGCCTCGCCGGCAAGTCCGACCGCCTGGAGGCGCCGCTGCCGGTGCGCCTGGGCGAGCGGGTCGTGGAGGTCAAGCCGGCCGACGTGGGCCTCACGGTCGACGTCGACGCGACGGTTGCCGCGGCGGCGGACAGCGGTGGCGGGCCGTTCAGCCGGCTCTTCGGCTCGCGCGAGGTGGCGCCGGTCGTCGCCGTCGACGCGGCCAAGGCCGACGAGGTGCTGCGCGGCGCGCTCGGCAAGGACGCGCAGGCGATGAAGATGCCGGCCGTCACGTTCTCCGGCACCACGCCGAAGGCGACCTACCCCAAGCCCGGCAAGGGCCTCGACGCGGAAAAGTCGGCGCAGGCGCTGCGCGAGGGCTGGTTCGGCATCCACCCGGTGGCGGTGCCGCTGGTCGAGGTGCACCCCGTGACCACGTCCGAAGAGGTCGACAAGCTCGTCGCCGACCTGGCCCGGCCGGCGGTCGCGGGCCCGGTCACGGTGACGACCGAGCGCGGCGCGGTCACGATCCCGGCGAGCGCGATCGCGAAGAGCCTGGTGCTCACCGCCGACAAGAGCGGCAAGATCAACCCGAGGGTCGACGAGAAGAAGCTGCGCGCCGCGCTCGCCGGCCCGCTCGCCAAGGTCGAGGTCGCCGCCAAGGACGCGACCATCGCGCTCAAGGCGGGAAAGCCCGCGGTCGTGCCGGGCGTCGACGGCCACCGACTCGACACCGCCGCGCTGAGCAAGGATCTGCTGTCCGTGCTGCCCAAGGCCGACGGCCGTACCGTCGCCGGCACGATGACCACCGCGAAGCCGAAGGTCACCGAGGAGGCCGTCGCCAAGCTCGGGGTCAAGGAGAAGGTCTCGACCTTCACCACGAAGTTTCCCGGCGGCCTCTCCTCGCCCCGCAGCCAAAACATCGTGCTGGTCTCCAAGGAGACCAAGGGCGCGTTCGTGATGCCGGGCGCCACGTTCTCGCTGAACACGCACACGGGCGAGCGCAGCTACCCGCAGGGGTACAAGGACGCGCCGACGATCGTGGGCGGCAAGCTCGTGCCGGGCGCGGGCGGCGGGGTGTCGCAGTTCGTGACCACGCTGTTCAACGCGACGTACTACGCGGGCCTCGAAGACGTGGAGCACAAGCCGCACTCGTACTACTTCAGCCGCTACCCCGCGGTCATCGAGTCGACGATCTACCCGCCGCACCTGGATTTCCGCTTCCGCAACAACACGCCGTACGGGGTGTTGATCGACACGTCGTACACGTCGAGCACGATCACCGTGTCGATCTGGAGCACGAAGATCTACGAGAGCGTCAAGACCGAGTGGGGGCCGCGGCGCAACATCACCCAGCCGCAGACCAAGTACCTGGAGCCCGGCCCCGACTGCATCGAGACGAGCGGCCTGCCCGGCTTCAGCCAGGACGCGTGGCGGATCTTCCGCAAGGACGGCAAGGAGACGAAGCGGGAGAAGTTCAGCTGGACGTACCAGGCAGAACCACGCTTTATCTGCGCCAAACAACCCGGTTAG
- a CDS encoding helix-turn-helix transcriptional regulator has translation MLAARALSNLVQGEPPESPAEFAEVLERMRTDAERAGFESLAVAGYFQGRARLAMRAGDLKAGIEALEEGREQDRGFLRRGRWADYHGVFLAGLYLEAGELDNVDRVVAELAAVPGVPRTSMLGLRFHLACRRGDRATAESTLDLLLTETAEQGWRSGSMAHDLISAGLELGLPLERLDQMAAGLIDDSSWDAYRTLVDAQLAEARGRHAEALPAYLSIVDADILPPPTRGTVRLGAARCLLAADRRDEATAQVDAAAGVLAGWGGWRVAQLEQARAMLGLAPADAPAAVTGPAALTPREREVALLISDGLTNSELARRLYISPKTAAVHVSNILRKLGVSSRTEVADVVGRAG, from the coding sequence GTGCTTGCCGCCCGCGCGCTGAGCAACCTCGTGCAGGGCGAGCCGCCCGAGTCGCCGGCCGAGTTCGCCGAGGTGCTGGAGCGGATGCGCACCGACGCCGAGCGGGCCGGTTTCGAGTCGCTGGCCGTCGCCGGCTACTTCCAGGGGCGGGCCCGCCTCGCCATGCGCGCCGGCGACCTCAAGGCCGGCATCGAGGCGCTGGAGGAGGGGCGGGAGCAGGACCGAGGCTTCCTGCGGCGCGGCCGGTGGGCCGACTACCACGGCGTCTTCCTGGCCGGGCTGTACCTGGAGGCCGGCGAGCTGGACAACGTCGACCGGGTCGTCGCCGAGCTCGCCGCCGTGCCCGGCGTGCCGCGCACCTCGATGCTGGGCCTCAGGTTCCATCTGGCCTGCCGCCGCGGCGACCGCGCCACCGCCGAGTCCACTTTGGACCTGCTGCTGACCGAGACGGCCGAGCAGGGATGGCGCAGCGGCTCGATGGCGCACGACCTGATCTCCGCCGGGCTGGAGCTGGGCCTCCCGCTCGAACGGCTCGACCAGATGGCCGCCGGCCTGATCGACGACAGCAGCTGGGACGCCTACCGCACGCTCGTCGACGCGCAGCTCGCCGAGGCGCGGGGGCGGCACGCCGAGGCCCTCCCCGCGTACCTGTCCATCGTGGACGCCGACATCCTCCCGCCGCCGACCCGCGGCACGGTGCGGCTCGGCGCCGCCCGCTGCCTGCTCGCCGCCGACCGCCGCGACGAGGCCACCGCACAGGTCGACGCGGCCGCGGGGGTGCTCGCCGGGTGGGGCGGGTGGCGGGTGGCCCAGCTGGAGCAGGCGCGGGCGATGCTCGGCCTGGCACCGGCCGACGCGCCCGCGGCGGTCACCGGGCCGGCGGCGCTGACCCCGCGCGAGCGCGAGGTGGCACTGCTGATCAGCGACGGGCTGACCAACAGCGAGCTGGCCCGCCGGCTGTACATCTCACCGAAGACCGCCGCCGTGCACGTCTCCAACATCCTCCGGAAACTGGGCGTGTCGTCCCGGACGGAGGTGGCCGACGTCGTCGGCCGCGCCGGGTAG
- a CDS encoding zinc-binding dehydrogenase, producing the protein MGLLLTQLATSLGARVIGTVSTPEKEELARAAGAAEVIGYRGVAERVRELTGGAGVAAVYDGVGRDTFDDSLASLRVRGTLVLFGYASGPPAPFDVNRLQAGGSLSLTRPSLMHFVATEEELRRRAGDVLRWVADGTLKVTVGARYPLAEAARAHADLESRRTTGKLLLIP; encoded by the coding sequence ATGGGTCTGCTGCTCACCCAGCTCGCCACCAGCCTCGGCGCGCGGGTGATCGGCACCGTGTCCACGCCCGAGAAGGAGGAGCTCGCCCGCGCCGCCGGCGCCGCGGAGGTCATCGGGTACCGGGGTGTGGCCGAGCGGGTCCGCGAGCTGACCGGTGGCGCCGGCGTCGCCGCCGTGTACGACGGGGTGGGGCGGGACACCTTCGACGACAGCCTGGCCAGCCTCCGGGTGCGCGGGACGCTGGTCCTGTTCGGGTACGCGAGCGGCCCGCCCGCACCCTTCGACGTCAACCGCCTGCAGGCCGGCGGCTCCCTGTCGCTGACCCGGCCGTCGCTGATGCACTTCGTCGCCACGGAGGAGGAGCTGCGCCGCCGCGCCGGCGACGTGCTGCGATGGGTCGCCGACGGCACCCTGAAGGTGACCGTCGGCGCACGCTACCCGCTCGCCGAGGCGGCGCGGGCCCACGCCGACCTCGAGTCCCGGCGCACCACCGGAAAGCTGCTGCTCATACCATGA
- a CDS encoding NADPH-dependent FMN reductase: MAELVVLVGNPRPASRTRTLAEAAADALTARLAPLSGRAVLELADLVGVTFTAEPARGSGAVEDPFAVVREARLLVVATPAYKGTYTGLLKVFLDQFAAGALSGAVAVPVAVAASPAHLGSVSAALADLLGELGARLPVPPFAVLESALAANGGAGDLADAWAQEHAAAVAGALGVAASLG; the protein is encoded by the coding sequence ATGGCTGAGCTTGTTGTTCTCGTCGGCAATCCGCGCCCCGCGTCGCGGACCCGCACCCTGGCCGAGGCCGCCGCCGACGCCCTCACCGCCCGCCTCGCGCCGCTGTCCGGGCGGGCCGTCCTGGAGCTGGCCGACCTGGTCGGCGTGACGTTCACCGCGGAGCCGGCGCGGGGGTCGGGGGCGGTCGAGGACCCGTTCGCGGTGGTGCGGGAGGCGCGGCTGCTCGTGGTCGCCACACCCGCGTACAAGGGCACCTACACCGGCCTGCTCAAGGTCTTCCTCGACCAGTTCGCCGCGGGCGCGCTGTCCGGTGCCGTGGCCGTGCCGGTCGCGGTGGCCGCGTCGCCGGCGCACCTGGGCTCGGTCTCCGCCGCCCTGGCCGACCTGCTCGGCGAGCTCGGTGCGCGGCTGCCGGTGCCGCCGTTCGCGGTGCTGGAGTCGGCGCTCGCGGCCAACGGTGGCGCGGGCGACCTGGCGGATGCCTGGGCGCAGGAGCACGCCGCCGCGGTCGCGGGCGCTCTCGGCGTCGCCGCGTCACTAGGCTGA
- a CDS encoding winged helix-turn-helix transcriptional regulator yields the protein MKSLSRCEVTDDAGDSDPFQWDTREDCEVRQILDRVADKWSLLVIALLERRTLRFTELRHKIDGISQRMLTVTLRQLERDGLVERTVYPVVPPKVEYALTDLGCTLHETIKSLVTWTEEHQEEIAAARVAYDRRAADQ from the coding sequence TTGAAGTCACTCAGTCGCTGCGAGGTCACCGACGACGCCGGCGACTCCGACCCCTTCCAGTGGGACACCCGGGAGGACTGCGAGGTCCGCCAGATCCTCGACCGGGTGGCCGACAAGTGGTCGCTGCTGGTGATCGCGCTGCTGGAGCGGCGCACGCTGCGCTTCACGGAGCTGCGCCACAAGATCGACGGGATCAGCCAGCGCATGCTGACCGTCACGCTGCGCCAGCTCGAGCGCGACGGCCTCGTCGAGCGCACGGTCTACCCGGTGGTGCCCCCCAAGGTGGAGTACGCGCTGACCGACCTCGGCTGCACGCTGCACGAGACCATCAAGTCGCTGGTCACCTGGACCGAGGAGCACCAGGAGGAGATCGCCGCGGCCCGCGTTGCGTACGACCGCCGCGCCGCCGACCAGTAG
- a CDS encoding alcohol dehydrogenase catalytic domain-containing protein → MDTIQLAAQGGPEVLTPTELPTPEPGDGQVLVRISAVGVNFVEIYQRSGLYPVQLPLVPGSEGAGVVEAVGPGVTEPKIGDRVVSTNLAGAYAQFALAPAHRAVRVPDGVTDEQAAAVLLQGMTAHYLLYDSYPVKAGDTVLVHAAAGAWVCCSPSSPPASARG, encoded by the coding sequence ATGGACACCATCCAGCTGGCCGCGCAGGGCGGGCCCGAGGTGCTGACACCGACTGAGCTGCCGACGCCCGAGCCCGGCGACGGTCAGGTCCTGGTGCGCATCAGCGCGGTCGGCGTCAACTTCGTCGAGATCTACCAGCGCAGCGGCCTCTACCCGGTGCAGCTGCCGCTCGTGCCCGGCTCGGAGGGAGCCGGCGTGGTCGAGGCGGTCGGGCCGGGCGTCACCGAGCCCAAGATCGGCGATCGGGTGGTCTCCACCAACCTCGCCGGCGCCTACGCCCAGTTCGCGCTCGCGCCCGCGCATCGCGCCGTGCGGGTCCCGGACGGCGTGACCGACGAGCAGGCGGCGGCCGTGCTGCTGCAGGGCATGACCGCCCACTACCTGCTGTACGACAGCTACCCGGTCAAGGCCGGCGACACGGTGCTGGTGCACGCCGCCGCCGGGGCATGGGTCTGCTGCTCACCCAGCTCGCCACCAGCCTCGGCGCGCGGGTGA
- a CDS encoding DinB family protein: protein MVIRVPFTGGEKESLQASLDRHREVVLWKLEGLDDERLRRPLTPSGTNLLGLVKHLAANEYAWFCETFGRETEPLPFDDADPEADLRIEPGETTADVLAFYARARAAADKVIAEVELEDTGTAWFGEAVTMRWALLHMVEETARHAGHMDIVRELLDGATGDHRD from the coding sequence ATGGTCATCCGTGTGCCGTTCACCGGCGGTGAGAAGGAAAGCCTCCAGGCGAGCCTCGACCGCCACCGCGAGGTCGTGCTGTGGAAGCTGGAGGGCCTCGACGACGAGCGGCTGCGGCGCCCGCTGACACCGTCGGGCACCAACCTGCTCGGCCTCGTCAAGCACCTCGCGGCGAACGAGTACGCGTGGTTCTGCGAGACCTTCGGGCGCGAGACCGAGCCGCTGCCGTTCGACGACGCCGACCCCGAGGCCGACCTGCGGATCGAGCCGGGGGAGACCACCGCCGACGTGCTGGCCTTCTACGCCCGCGCCCGGGCCGCGGCCGACAAGGTGATCGCCGAGGTCGAGCTGGAGGACACCGGCACGGCGTGGTTCGGCGAGGCGGTAACGATGCGGTGGGCTTTGCTCCACATGGTCGAGGAGACCGCCCGCCACGCCGGCCACATGGACATCGTCCGCGAGTTGCTGGACGGCGCTACCGGCGACCACCGCGACTAG
- a CDS encoding ATP-binding protein yields MRAVRGSASPVMIGRERELRRLAQLASARVPAVAVVAGEPGIGKTRLVQELLDALPPETVVLVGQAEPGSLSRPYEVLLDAIDGRAEVDDEHLAALADPKRSPVERLHTGLAILADLVGDAPAVIVFEDLHWADSESAALFERIADQRGPRLLVGTYRPDEVTRRQPVAGLLARLERRHTVTHVRLDRLSTSQTAAMLAAATGGPVPMRAATALHHRTGGNPFFLEELLRSMPGCQLDDLVDQPLPWSLADLLRRQTDDLDPVSHRVVEAAAVLGHRIPFDLLAGVTGASEDELIRVLRDLVTRGVLVESGEDEFAFRHALFREAIADQMLGRQRRRLHEAALDVLLHGGSSDPAMVAHHARGAGRYDDMVAATRRGTALYLSIGSAYQALQLAEMGLEEVPDDPELLSAAARAAWLAGLLDDAVRYGRRWRDGAPTTTDRAESHYLLVRLAWESREWDEMADLTRGIEALIEELPPGADQARAMTAVAQSSMLRDDLPATLRWTERAMALADEFDLPQVRLAALVEKGSALVEVPARAAEGGRSSPASSTRRRRPASGCLPPAR; encoded by the coding sequence GTGCGAGCCGTCCGTGGCAGTGCCAGCCCGGTGATGATCGGGCGCGAACGCGAGCTGCGTCGACTGGCGCAGCTCGCGTCGGCGCGCGTGCCGGCGGTGGCTGTCGTCGCGGGCGAGCCCGGCATCGGCAAGACGCGGCTGGTGCAGGAGTTGCTCGACGCGTTGCCGCCCGAGACGGTGGTCCTGGTCGGGCAGGCGGAGCCCGGCTCGCTGTCGCGGCCTTACGAGGTGCTGCTGGACGCGATCGACGGGCGGGCCGAGGTCGACGATGAGCATCTCGCCGCGCTCGCCGACCCCAAGCGCAGCCCGGTCGAGCGGCTGCACACCGGCCTCGCGATCCTCGCCGACCTGGTCGGCGACGCGCCCGCCGTGATCGTGTTCGAGGATCTGCACTGGGCCGACTCGGAGAGCGCCGCCCTGTTCGAGCGGATCGCCGACCAGCGCGGGCCGCGCCTGCTCGTCGGCACGTACCGGCCGGACGAAGTGACCCGCCGCCAGCCGGTGGCCGGCCTCCTCGCCCGCCTGGAGCGGCGGCACACGGTCACGCACGTGCGGCTCGACCGGCTCAGCACCTCGCAGACGGCGGCGATGCTGGCTGCCGCGACCGGCGGCCCCGTGCCCATGCGCGCGGCCACCGCGCTGCACCACCGCACCGGCGGCAACCCGTTCTTCCTGGAGGAGCTGCTGCGCAGCATGCCCGGCTGCCAGCTCGACGACCTCGTCGACCAGCCGCTGCCGTGGAGCCTCGCCGACCTGCTGCGCCGCCAGACCGACGACCTCGACCCGGTCAGCCACCGCGTGGTGGAGGCGGCCGCGGTGCTCGGCCACCGGATCCCGTTCGACCTGCTCGCCGGCGTCACCGGCGCCAGCGAGGACGAGCTGATCCGCGTGCTGCGCGACCTCGTCACGCGCGGTGTGCTCGTGGAGTCCGGCGAAGACGAGTTCGCGTTCCGGCACGCGCTGTTCCGCGAGGCGATCGCCGACCAGATGCTCGGCCGCCAGCGCCGCCGGCTGCACGAGGCCGCGCTCGACGTGCTCCTGCACGGCGGCTCGTCCGACCCGGCCATGGTGGCCCACCACGCGCGCGGCGCCGGGCGGTACGACGACATGGTGGCCGCCACCCGCCGCGGCACCGCGCTGTACCTGTCGATCGGCTCCGCCTACCAGGCCCTCCAGCTCGCCGAGATGGGCCTGGAGGAGGTGCCGGACGACCCGGAGCTGCTGTCCGCCGCCGCCCGCGCGGCTTGGCTGGCCGGGCTGCTCGACGACGCCGTGCGGTACGGGCGGCGCTGGCGCGACGGCGCCCCCACCACCACCGACCGCGCCGAGTCGCACTACCTGCTGGTCCGCCTCGCGTGGGAGTCGCGCGAGTGGGACGAGATGGCCGACCTGACGCGCGGCATCGAGGCGCTGATCGAAGAGCTGCCGCCCGGCGCCGACCAGGCCCGCGCGATGACCGCGGTCGCGCAGTCCTCGATGCTCCGCGACGACCTGCCGGCCACGCTGCGCTGGACCGAGCGGGCGATGGCGCTCGCCGACGAGTTCGACCTGCCGCAGGTGCGCCTCGCCGCGCTGGTGGAAAAGGGCTCGGCGCTCGTCGAGGTGCCGGCCCGCGCGGCCGAGGGCGGGCGATCCTCTCCGGCCTCGTCGACGAGGCGGAGAAGGCCGGCGAGTGGGTGCTTGCCGCCCGCGCGCTGA
- a CDS encoding immune inhibitor A domain-containing protein, protein MARRRLVAAAAIAVLVPLSVLPAAAGPARPEASPGVPAGSDVRELTREDFTLDGRPVRTPGRYDAKARARSGTRPAADTPPVGTRRQWLGIDDVEGKIYRKDYTLRGVGRHIEVWVADDLAFPDGDCRARVPGSTEVTGAQVADLVARFDTNMYPKETAAFSTPPDRDGTAPRLGPDASGDGGVYTGAGDRTVTLVDNVRDANFYDFPAAPTYVAGFFSAQLNDLFDRNVMTIDAFDWAHRTGANPPSAPTGDLCTSRPARPHLYEGTFAHEWQHLLQHYTDAVESTWVNEGLSDFAQTLTGYADARATVAQRGADGHIFCFQGFGTVRTDFNTNPRDCGGPENSLTLWDESPNPNATLADYGNAYSFMLFLHDRYGTGFISRLHRDGERQGLASVAAALKAEGVRDLYEVVHDYQSMVLLDRLVPRWRVLGVAKSRVTTRGLRSTVNTANPAINATPGAAPNGADYVPLTVPGRDLRSVRFEGARTLPPLPLTWSVVGDAPDRPGDAVLWSGDGDSLDSAAVTRVKVPAPGATLRLLAKYGAEKGFDHGYVTVSTDGGKTYTPVAGDKTVEGPLGPALTGTTGGFVPHTFDLSRYAGRTVLLGFRYVSDGAVDEGGLRIDDVRLGGALVSDGASVAGFDSPTEVRATAVHNWNLRLIGLDGEREMAVQLEIDGRHSVDLDPARLAALRPFPRVVAVVAYDEPTERIGQYAPYTLTVNGERQPGGQSAAG, encoded by the coding sequence ATGGCCCGCCGCCGCCTGGTCGCAGCCGCCGCCATCGCCGTGCTCGTACCGCTGTCGGTCCTTCCCGCGGCGGCCGGGCCGGCGCGTCCTGAGGCGAGCCCCGGGGTGCCGGCGGGCAGCGACGTCCGGGAGCTGACCCGCGAGGACTTCACGCTCGACGGCCGGCCGGTGCGCACCCCCGGCCGCTACGACGCCAAGGCCCGGGCCCGCTCCGGCACGAGGCCCGCCGCGGACACGCCACCGGTCGGCACCCGGCGGCAGTGGCTGGGCATCGACGACGTCGAGGGCAAGATCTACCGCAAGGACTACACGCTGCGCGGCGTCGGCCGGCACATCGAGGTGTGGGTCGCCGACGACCTCGCCTTCCCGGACGGCGACTGCCGCGCCCGCGTGCCGGGCAGCACCGAGGTCACCGGCGCTCAGGTGGCCGACCTGGTCGCGCGGTTCGACACGAACATGTACCCGAAGGAGACCGCCGCCTTCAGCACGCCGCCGGACCGCGACGGCACCGCGCCCCGCCTCGGCCCCGACGCCAGCGGTGACGGCGGCGTCTACACCGGCGCCGGCGACCGCACCGTCACGCTCGTCGACAACGTGCGCGACGCCAACTTCTACGACTTCCCGGCCGCGCCCACATACGTCGCCGGCTTCTTCTCCGCGCAGCTCAACGACCTCTTCGACCGCAACGTGATGACGATCGACGCGTTCGACTGGGCACACCGCACCGGTGCCAACCCGCCGAGCGCGCCGACCGGCGACCTGTGCACCAGCCGGCCGGCCCGCCCCCACCTGTACGAGGGCACGTTCGCGCACGAGTGGCAGCACCTGCTGCAGCACTACACCGACGCGGTCGAGAGCACGTGGGTCAACGAGGGCCTCTCCGACTTCGCGCAGACGCTCACCGGGTACGCGGACGCGCGCGCCACCGTCGCCCAGCGCGGCGCCGACGGCCACATCTTCTGCTTCCAGGGCTTCGGCACGGTCCGCACCGACTTCAACACCAACCCCCGCGACTGCGGCGGCCCGGAGAACTCCCTCACCCTCTGGGACGAGAGCCCGAACCCGAACGCGACGCTCGCCGACTACGGCAACGCGTACTCCTTCATGCTCTTCCTCCACGACCGCTACGGCACCGGCTTCATCTCGCGGCTGCACCGCGACGGCGAGCGCCAGGGGCTGGCGAGCGTGGCGGCGGCGCTGAAGGCCGAGGGCGTACGCGACCTGTACGAGGTCGTGCACGATTACCAGTCGATGGTGCTGCTCGACCGGCTCGTGCCGCGGTGGCGGGTGCTCGGCGTCGCGAAGAGCCGCGTCACCACCCGCGGCCTCCGCTCGACCGTCAACACCGCCAACCCGGCGATCAACGCCACGCCCGGCGCCGCGCCGAACGGCGCCGACTACGTGCCCCTCACCGTGCCCGGCCGCGACCTGCGCTCGGTGCGCTTCGAGGGCGCCCGCACGCTCCCGCCGCTCCCCCTCACCTGGAGCGTCGTCGGCGATGCCCCGGACCGGCCGGGCGACGCGGTGCTGTGGTCGGGCGACGGCGACAGCCTCGACAGCGCCGCGGTCACCCGGGTGAAGGTGCCGGCCCCCGGGGCGACACTGCGGCTGCTGGCCAAGTACGGCGCCGAGAAGGGCTTCGACCACGGGTACGTGACGGTCTCCACCGACGGCGGGAAGACGTACACGCCGGTGGCCGGGGACAAGACCGTCGAGGGTCCGCTGGGGCCGGCCTTGACCGGGACGACCGGCGGCTTCGTGCCGCACACGTTCGACCTTTCCCGGTACGCCGGCCGCACGGTGCTGCTCGGCTTCCGCTACGTCAGCGACGGCGCCGTCGACGAGGGCGGCCTGCGCATCGACGACGTGCGGCTCGGCGGCGCGTTGGTCAGTGACGGCGCGAGCGTGGCCGGCTTCGACTCGCCGACCGAGGTGCGGGCGACCGCCGTGCACAACTGGAACCTGCGCCTGATCGGCCTCGACGGCGAGCGCGAGATGGCGGTGCAGCTGGAGATCGACGGCCGTCACTCGGTCGACCTGGACCCGGCGCGGCTCGCGGCGCTGCGGCCGTTTCCGCGGGTGGTCGCGGTCGTCGCGTACGACGAGCCGACGGAGCGGATCGGCCAGTACGCCCCGTACACGCTGACGGTCAACGGCGAACGCCAGCCGGGCGGCCAGAGCGCGGCCGGCTAG
- a CDS encoding YibE/F family protein, with protein MADLGPGGHAHSHTHGGDRPHHQRAGRTALIVLAVAAAATVAAMALLWPRGDVGGDQAAGEAQVTGDVVAVAITPCPELPDSPQVVPRGGPQECGTVTIKLTSGPDKGQQIETDKPRGPGSPEVGEGDHLTLIHTEGTASGVAYQILDHQRGNGLWVLVVAFALAVVAFGRLRGLAALGGLAITFGVLLFFIVPAILDGRSPLLVAVVGSTAIMLSVLYLTHGFTVPTTVAVLGTLASLTLTGLLAAAATAALHLTGVGTEETNFLTIAYSDVNMQGLLLAGILIGSLGVLDDVAVTQAVTVSELAHANPALSATRLYRAAARVGRAHITSVINTLVLAYAGASLPLLILLAAGNARLGESLTSQMLSQEIVRSVVGTMGLIAAVPITTALAAFAATRKPKSKPAAPAAAPTPPAPRRRRGIDVTSDDWLPGAADDVGHLRPGRHAQFPEDVGDVHGGGLR; from the coding sequence ATGGCTGATCTCGGACCCGGCGGCCACGCCCACTCGCACACGCACGGCGGCGACCGGCCGCACCACCAGCGGGCGGGGCGGACGGCGCTGATCGTGCTCGCCGTCGCGGCGGCGGCGACTGTCGCGGCGATGGCGTTGCTGTGGCCGCGTGGTGACGTGGGCGGCGACCAGGCGGCGGGGGAGGCGCAGGTCACGGGCGACGTGGTCGCGGTCGCCATCACGCCCTGCCCGGAGCTGCCCGACAGCCCGCAGGTCGTGCCGCGCGGAGGGCCGCAGGAGTGTGGCACCGTCACGATCAAGCTCACGTCCGGGCCCGACAAGGGGCAGCAGATCGAGACGGACAAGCCGCGCGGCCCGGGCTCGCCGGAGGTGGGTGAGGGTGACCATCTCACGCTGATCCACACCGAGGGTACGGCCAGTGGCGTGGCTTACCAGATCCTTGACCACCAGCGCGGCAATGGGCTGTGGGTGCTGGTGGTGGCGTTCGCGCTGGCGGTCGTCGCGTTTGGGCGGCTGCGCGGGCTGGCGGCGTTGGGTGGGTTGGCGATCACGTTCGGGGTGCTGCTGTTCTTTATCGTGCCGGCGATCCTGGACGGGCGTTCGCCGCTGCTTGTCGCCGTCGTCGGCTCGACGGCGATCATGCTGTCGGTGCTGTACCTGACGCACGGTTTCACGGTGCCGACGACGGTGGCGGTGCTCGGCACGCTCGCCAGCCTCACGCTCACCGGCCTGCTCGCGGCCGCCGCCACCGCCGCGCTGCACCTGACCGGGGTGGGCACGGAGGAGACGAACTTCCTGACGATCGCGTACTCCGACGTCAACATGCAGGGGCTGCTGCTGGCCGGCATCCTGATCGGTTCGCTGGGCGTGCTCGACGACGTGGCGGTCACCCAGGCGGTCACGGTCAGCGAACTGGCCCACGCCAACCCGGCGCTGTCGGCGACCCGCCTCTACCGCGCGGCGGCCCGCGTCGGGCGGGCGCACATCACGTCGGTCATCAACACGCTGGTGCTGGCGTACGCGGGCGCCTCGCTGCCGCTGCTGATCCTGCTCGCCGCCGGCAACGCGCGCCTCGGCGAGTCGCTCACGTCGCAGATGCTCTCCCAGGAGATCGTGCGCAGCGTGGTCGGCACGATGGGCCTGATCGCGGCGGTGCCGATCACGACAGCGCTCGCCGCCTTCGCCGCGACCCGCAAGCCCAAGTCCAAGCCGGCCGCGCCGGCCGCCGCACCCACGCCGCCCGCGCCGCGCCGGCGGCGTGGCATCGACGTCACCAGCGACGACTGGCTACCCGGCGCGGCCGACGACGTCGGCCACCTCCGTCCGGGACGACACGCCCAGTTTCCGGAGGATGTTGGAGACGTGCACGGCGGCGGTCTTCGGTGA